One genomic region from Chryseobacterium sp. JJR-5R encodes:
- a CDS encoding DUF3853 family protein: MDLEKKISDLTVAEYLNIQSLAIKKYEYGIIGIAKIFGVSRNTAQKIKNSGVIDDAVYQNKNTIVIDISKAIELFAQKPRE, from the coding sequence ATGGACCTTGAAAAAAAAATATCAGATTTAACTGTTGCAGAATATCTTAATATACAAAGTTTAGCAATTAAAAAATATGAGTATGGAATTATAGGAATTGCTAAAATTTTTGGTGTATCTCGGAACACCGCTCAGAAAATTAAAAATTCTGGAGTTATAGACGATGCTGTTTATCAAAACAAAAATACAATAGTAATTGATATTAGTAAAGCAATAGAATTATTTGCGCAAAAACCTAGAGAATGA
- a CDS encoding PH domain-containing protein, translated as METDNPVLYQTKSNWISYVYPVSCIAIGFIGIPGFFILSGLLKLICFLLIILFYKGVSSLLRKKSVKLYITEGTLSISSGVFYKMVHDIPINKIEGVGLFQNWIGRIFNYGTLTISIGNNVLMYSISGPEALRSELIKQMQNKL; from the coding sequence ATGGAGACCGACAACCCTGTTCTCTACCAGACTAAATCCAATTGGATTTCTTATGTATATCCCGTGTCCTGTATAGCTATAGGATTTATAGGTATTCCCGGGTTTTTTATACTTAGCGGTCTGTTAAAGCTAATTTGCTTTTTACTTATCATTCTTTTTTACAAAGGAGTTTCTTCGCTTCTCAGAAAAAAATCAGTAAAGCTTTACATAACAGAAGGAACCTTAAGTATATCTTCCGGAGTATTCTACAAAATGGTACATGATATCCCGATCAATAAAATAGAAGGGGTTGGCCTGTTTCAGAACTGGATAGGAAGGATCTTTAATTATGGTACCCTTACTATTTCCATCGGAAACAATGTACTCATGTACTCTATCAGTGGTCCGGAAGCTCTCAGGAGCGAGCTCATAAAACAGATGCAAAACAAACTTTAA